Proteins encoded in a region of the Phocoena phocoena chromosome X, mPhoPho1.1, whole genome shotgun sequence genome:
- the LOC136142122 gene encoding tigger transposable element-derived protein 1-like: MSGSKCKSSSDVADTAKVHQTIMVETKVKIIERVEQGKKTVDVACFYNMNHSTIGTILKNKDKIMEHVKSAVPMMLTIILMKCIKVMEEMEKLFRVWMQDQHQHRVSLSLMLIQEKAKRIYEDLKNKHSEESEGTSFNASHGWFHWFKARANLHNVKVSGEAVSADMVAAQEFPKMLQEVIDEGIYLPKQVFNVDETGLYWKRMPHQSYIRKEKKVLSGYKAAKDRLNLLFCGNASGDIKLKPLLVNHSENPRALENIVKDSLPVVWKSNPKVWVTQAIFQDWFFHHFILEVEKYCLEKNVPFKIILLLGIALCHPPFMGDFYPNIIVHLPPNTSSLIQPMDQGVIATFKKYHLCHTFPQAVKASDESGTTLSQFWKDYNIYKAIKTLTLLGVSLWLSP, translated from the coding sequence atgtctggaagcaagtgtaaaagcagcagtgatgtagctgatACTGCTAAGGTGCACCAAACGATAATggtggaaacaaaagtgaaaataattgagagagtggagcaaGGCAAAAAGACAGTAGATGTCGCTTGTTTTTATAACATGAATCATTCAACCATCGGCAcgattctaaagaacaaggacaagatcatggaacatgtgaagtctgctgtgccAATGATGTTGACAATAATATTGATGAAGTGTATAAAAGTGATGGAGGAAATGGAGAAACTTTTCAGAGTGTGGATGCAGGATCAGCATCAGCATCGAGTCTCgctcagcttaatgctgattcaagagaaagctaaaaggatttatgaagacttgaagaataAACACAGTGAAGAATCAGAAGGCacatcttttaatgccagccatggctggtttcattggttcaaggctagagccaacCTTCACAATGTAAAAGTAAGTGGCGAGGCAGTGAGTGCAGATATGGTAGCTGCCCAGGAATTTCCTAAAATGCTTCAAGAAGTTATTGATGAAGGCATATATTTACCCaagcaggtttttaatgtggatgagacaggactgtactggaagaggatgccaCACCAAAGTTAcatcaggaaggagaaaaaggttTTGTcaggctataaagcagcaaaggataggcTAAATCTGTTGTTTTGTGGCAATGCTTCCGGTGATATAAAGCTAAAGCCTCTCTTAGTTAATCATTCAGAAAACCCAAGAGCCCTTGAAAACATAGTCAAGGACTCTCTTCCTGTCgtgtggaagagtaaccccaaGGTCTGGGTTAcacaggccattttccaggactggtttttccaccactttattctggaggtagagaaatattgcttggagaagAATGTcccattcaaaattattttgctgCTCGGCATTGCTCTGTGCCACCCCCCATTCATGGGCGACTTTTATCCCAACATCATAGTGCATCTGCCACCGAATACTTCATCGCTTATCCAACCTATGGACCAGGGAGTTATAGCGACTTTCAAGAAATATCACTTATGTCACACTTTTCCTCAGGCAGTAAAGGCGAGTGACGAATCAGGAACAACTTTGTCacaattttggaaggactataacatctacaaggccataaaaacattgactttgcttggAGTAAGTTTATGGCTGTCACCATGA